One region of Triticum aestivum cultivar Chinese Spring chromosome 6B, IWGSC CS RefSeq v2.1, whole genome shotgun sequence genomic DNA includes:
- the LOC123138205 gene encoding ATP synthase delta chain, chloroplastic → MAALRLASSITLCPAAAAASPSSAAAPRAASFACAVARGLPSLRLAAPRRRRGDIGRPSAAGAEAAAENYATALTEVAAESDSLDATVADMEKLEKIFAEEAIAEFFDNPTVPREEKTALIDEIAKSSELQPHTVNFLNVVIDNTRASLMPQIVREFETAYNALTGTEEAVVTSVVQLESQDLAQIATHVQNITGAANVRIKTRLDPELIAGFTVQYGRDSSNFIDMSVRKQIAEITSEFEMPSVNLEV, encoded by the coding sequence ATGGCCGCCCTCCGCCTCGCCTCCTCCATCACCCTCTGCCCGGCGGCCGCGGCCGCGTCGCCCTCGTCGgccgccgcgccccgcgccgcctccttcGCCTGCGCGGTCGCGCGCGGGCTCCCCTCCCTCCGcctcgccgcgccccgccgccgccgcggcgacaTCGGCAGGCCCAGCGCCGCCGGCGCCGAGGCCGCGGCCGAGAACTACGCGACCGCGCTCACGGAGGTGGCCGCCGAGAGCGACTCCCTCGACGCGACCGTGGCCGACATGGAGAAGCTGGAGAAGATCTTCGCCGAGGAGGCCATCGCCGAGTTCTTCGACAACCCCACCGTGCCGCGCGAGGAGAAGACGGCGCTCATCGACGAGATCGCCAAGTCGTCGGAGCTGCAGCCGCACACCGTCAACTTCCTCAACGTGGTCATCGACAACACCCGCGCCAGCCTGATGCCGCAGATCGTGCGCGAGTTCGAGACCGCCTACAACGCGCTCACCGGCACCGAGGAGGCCGTCGTCACCTCCGTCGTGCAGCTCGAGTCGCAGGACCTCGCGCAGATCGCCACGCACGTGCAGAACATCACCGGCGCCGCCAACGTCCGGATCAAGACCCGACTTGACCCGGAGCTCATCGCCGGCTTCACCGTGCAGTACGGCCGCGACAGCTCCAACTTCATCGACATGAGCGTCCGCAAGCAGATCGCGGAGATCACGTCCGAGTTCGA